One genomic window of Arachis stenosperma cultivar V10309 chromosome 10, arast.V10309.gnm1.PFL2, whole genome shotgun sequence includes the following:
- the LOC130956829 gene encoding uncharacterized protein LOC130956829, whose protein sequence is MEELKLPSKQSLEGKEKEQGEAAEHSSVKNDTTAKEVNPSRDRKRRRKKEKKQGEAAEHKGYQISVDNCSQQTDAPSEKINSSPKPKRERKEKKPAEAVEHKDKDPDVSLGKSTPNTDMHNKFSNIDATREDVSSSSKRKKRKKKKQEKAVEDKGPHATPDKNSRKIDDTAEDSLHISPALPNPLGSQDIVECSSKKRNKRRKRQKTKYNAVESIVNTNDVPKDTFSSKFCTPALHMPSEHPIQFGSADPIRGQSCAETNICQQDNDKGDQHIPIKEAENTSGEYVVKDISRSCNSKNKLLILDMNGLLADFVKKVPQGSKSPDFKIYGGRKGSIKVFKRPFCDEFIQFCLDRFHVGVWSSRKKKNLGRAVNQIFGESASKLLFQWDRSHCTKTGSCTLEDKFKPIVFKELRKLWEKVDASLPWKKGEFNESNTLLLDDSPYKALLNPRNTAIFPNPYHIDDVDDTSLGLGGDLHMYLEGLAGAENVQEYVASHPFGQKAITETHPSWDFYRKVIEAVKRNKIAAQMRAMSRGQLKSSTVTGENTVHLLPAAGDPPQEPTALVASATGDPQLTKAPPPPTTRDTLQLTDPVLLPSTATAAMLP, encoded by the exons ATGGAGGAATTAAAATTACCATCGAAGCAGAGTCTGGAAGGAAAGGAAAAGGAACAAGGTGAAGCTGCTGAACATTCTTCTGTGAAGAATGATACTACTGCAAAAGAAGTGAATCCATCACGGGATCGGAAAAGGcggagaaagaaagagaagaaacaaGGTGAAGCTGCTGAGCATAAAGGTTATCAGATTTCAGTGGATAATTGTTCGCAGCAGACTGATGCCCCTTCTGAGAAGATAAATTCATCACCGAAGccaaaaagggaaagaaaggagaagaaaccggCTGAAGCTGTtgagcataaagataaagatccTGATGTTTCACTTGGTAAATCTACTCCAAATACTGATATGCATAATAAATTTTCTAATATTGATGCTACTAGAGAGGATGTAAGTTCATCATCGAAGcggaaaaagagaaagaagaagaaacaagaaaaagctGTTGAAGATAAAGGTCCTCATGCTACACCGGATAAGAATTCTCGGAAGATTGATGATACGGCAGAGGATTCGTTACACATATCCCCAGCTTTACCTAATCCGTTAGGCTCCCAAGATATTGTAGAATGTAGTTCTAAGAAGAGAAACAAAAGAAGGAAACGGCAGAAGACAAAATATAATGCTGTTGAAAGCATTGTCAACACTAATGATGTGCCAAAAGATAccttttcatcaaaattttgTACACCTGCCTTGCATATGCCTTCAGAACATCCAATTCAATTTGGGTCCGCTGATCCTATAAGAGGACAATCTTGTGCGGAGACAAATATTTGTCAGCAAGACAATGACAAAGGGGATCAGCATATACCAATAAAGGAAGCGGAAAACACCAGTGGGGAGTATGTTGTTAAAGACATAAGCCGGTCCTGCAACTCAAAGAATAAGCTTCTTATCCTTGACATGAATGGACTTCTAGCTGACTTTGTCAAAAAGGTTCCTCAAGGAAGTAAAAGTCcggattttaaaatttatgggGGAAGAAAAGGGTCGATAAAAG TTTTCAAGAGGCCCTTCTGTGATGAGTTTATACAGTTTTGTCTTGACAGGTTTCATGTGGGTGTTTGGTCATCTAGAAAGAA GAAAAATCTTGGTAGAGCAGTCAACCAAATTTTTGGGGAATCAGCATCCAAACTGCTCTTTCAATGG GATCGGTCCCACTGTACGAAAACAGGATCTTGTACCCTTGAGGACAAATTCAAGCCAATTGTGTTCAAGGAACTTCGAAAGTTATGGGAAAAAGTGGATGCCAGTCTTCCATGGAAGAAGGGAGAGTTTAATGAGTCAAACACATTATTGTTGGATGACTCCCCTTACAAAGCATTACTGAATCCT AGGAACACAGCAATATTTCCCAATCCTTACCATATTGATGATGTTGATGACACATCACTAG GGCTGGGAGGTGATCTTCATATGTACCTTGAAGGGCTGGCTGGGGCTGAGAATGTTCAAGAGTATGTGGCATCACATCCATTTGGCCAAAAGGCCATAACCGAAACACACCCGTCTTGGGATTTCTATCGCAAAGTTATTGAAGCAGTTAAACGCAACAAAATTGCTGCTCAGATGCGGG CTATGTCTAGGGGACAATTGAAGAGCTCCACCGTAACAGGCGAAAATACTGTCCATTTGCTGCCTGCTGCCGGCGATCCTCCACAAGAGCCCACAGCACTTGTTGCTAGTGCCACCGGTGATCCTCAGTTGACCAAGGCGCCACCACCTCCCACTACCCGAGATACACTACAATTGACTGATCCAGTGCTACTTCCTTCCACAGCCACTGCGGCAATGCTTCCTTAA